In Pseudomonadota bacterium, the following are encoded in one genomic region:
- the glgX gene encoding glycogen debranching protein GlgX has product MEKKQMTVWPGEPYPLGATWNGEGVNFSIFSENAEKVELCLFDTKGRQEIERIDLRWQTDQIFHCYLPEARPHQLYGYRVHGPYDPGRGHRFNPHKLLLDPYAKALWGEFKWSDALFGYRVGSPRGDLARDRRDSAAGMPKCRVVETAFTWGDDRPPHTPWHDTIIYELHVKGFTWQNPEVPTSLRGTYAGLATYPSVEYLKRLGITAVELMPVHAFVDDRHLVEQGLKNYWGYNSIGFFAPEMRYSATGHISEFKTMVKALHSAGIEVILDVVYNHTAEGNHLGPTFCFRGIDNASYYRLMPDDPRYLMDFTGCGNTLNMRHPRVLQLIMDSLRYWVLEMHVDGFRFDLASALARELHEVDRLSAFFDIIHQDPIISQVKLIAEPWDLGEGGYQVGNFPVGWTEWNGIYRDTVRAYWKGDDSHIGEIAHRLTGSSDLYEKSGRRPYASINFVTCHDGFTLHDLVSYNHKHNEANIENNGDGSDDNLSWNCGVEGPTDDPGIKALRARQKRNFMATLLLSQGVPMILSGDEIGRSQGGNNNSYCQDSELSWHNWQLDDEEQGFLEFVRRLIALRKRHPAFCRQNFFLGRRLKGAGIKDILWLQPNGTEMSDEEWGDSYARCLGMYLGGDAIDESDSRGRRIRDCDHLLLFNAHHEEIAFQLPPLLAARSWQTVFDTSNTSPDNAPTGLYQGREPYVLQARSLVWLLADQSDSFCQGPEKSPNTNNKEEETST; this is encoded by the coding sequence ATGGAAAAAAAACAGATGACCGTGTGGCCGGGTGAACCATATCCCCTCGGCGCCACCTGGAACGGCGAAGGGGTTAACTTCTCCATTTTTTCGGAAAATGCGGAAAAAGTTGAGCTCTGCCTTTTCGACACCAAAGGACGCCAGGAGATCGAACGTATCGACCTGCGCTGGCAGACAGATCAAATCTTCCACTGCTATCTCCCCGAGGCCCGCCCCCATCAGCTCTATGGCTACCGGGTACACGGCCCTTACGATCCGGGACGCGGCCATCGCTTCAATCCTCACAAGCTCCTTCTGGACCCCTACGCTAAAGCACTGTGGGGGGAGTTCAAGTGGAGCGACGCGCTCTTCGGCTACCGGGTAGGCAGCCCCCGCGGCGATCTTGCCCGGGACAGACGAGACAGCGCTGCGGGAATGCCGAAATGCCGGGTGGTAGAAACCGCTTTCACCTGGGGCGATGATCGACCGCCCCACACCCCGTGGCATGATACGATCATCTACGAGCTCCACGTCAAGGGGTTCACCTGGCAAAATCCAGAGGTGCCGACGTCGCTGCGCGGTACCTATGCCGGTCTCGCCACTTACCCGAGTGTGGAATACCTGAAACGGCTTGGCATCACCGCGGTCGAGCTTATGCCGGTACACGCCTTTGTCGACGATCGCCATCTCGTGGAGCAGGGACTCAAGAATTACTGGGGGTATAACTCCATTGGCTTTTTCGCCCCGGAAATGCGCTATTCCGCAACTGGTCACATCAGTGAATTCAAAACCATGGTGAAGGCCCTCCATTCAGCCGGCATCGAGGTCATCCTGGACGTGGTTTACAACCATACGGCCGAGGGCAATCATCTCGGACCAACGTTTTGCTTCCGGGGCATAGACAACGCCTCCTATTACCGGCTCATGCCTGATGATCCCCGCTATCTCATGGATTTCACCGGCTGCGGCAACACCCTCAACATGCGTCACCCCCGGGTACTGCAGCTCATCATGGACAGCCTTCGTTACTGGGTGCTGGAGATGCACGTGGACGGCTTCCGTTTCGACCTTGCTTCAGCGCTGGCCAGGGAGCTTCACGAAGTGGACCGACTATCCGCCTTTTTCGATATCATCCATCAGGATCCGATCATTTCCCAGGTAAAACTCATCGCCGAACCATGGGATCTCGGCGAAGGCGGCTATCAGGTAGGAAACTTCCCCGTTGGCTGGACCGAATGGAACGGCATATACCGGGACACGGTACGCGCCTATTGGAAAGGTGACGACAGCCATATCGGCGAAATCGCCCACCGCCTCACGGGATCGAGTGACCTCTACGAAAAGAGCGGCCGGCGGCCATATGCCAGCATCAACTTCGTCACCTGCCATGACGGCTTCACCCTGCATGATCTCGTGAGCTATAACCACAAACACAACGAGGCCAATATCGAGAACAACGGCGACGGCTCGGATGACAACCTCAGCTGGAACTGTGGCGTTGAAGGCCCCACCGACGATCCCGGGATCAAGGCCCTCAGGGCCAGGCAGAAACGCAATTTCATGGCCACCCTGCTCCTCTCCCAAGGCGTACCGATGATTCTTTCCGGCGATGAGATCGGCCGCAGCCAGGGCGGCAACAATAACTCCTACTGTCAGGACAGTGAGCTCAGCTGGCATAATTGGCAACTCGATGACGAGGAGCAGGGCTTCCTGGAATTCGTGCGCCGGCTCATCGCCCTGCGCAAACGTCATCCGGCCTTTTGTCGGCAAAACTTTTTTCTTGGCCGACGGCTGAAAGGCGCCGGCATCAAGGATATCCTCTGGCTACAGCCGAACGGCACGGAAATGTCCGACGAGGAATGGGGGGATTCATACGCCCGCTGTCTCGGCATGTACCTGGGCGGCGATGCCATCGATGAATCCGATAGCCGCGGCCGCCGTATCAGGGACTGCGACCATCTTCTGCTCTTTAACGCCCACCACGAAGAAATCGCCTTCCAGCTCCCGCCGCTTCTCGCCGCGAGGTCATGGCAAACGGTGTTTGACACCAGTAATACCTCGCCTGACAACGCCCCAACCGGCCTGTATCAGGGCCGGGAGCCTTACGTGCTGCAGGCCCGGTCTCTTGTCTGGCTGCTGGCCGACCAATCCGATTCATTCTGCCAGGGACCGGAAAAATCTCCCAACACCAACAACAAAGAGGAGGAGACATCCACATGA
- the glgA gene encoding glycogen synthase yields the protein MKVVIMTREYPPHVYGGAGVHVEYLARELARMATVEVKCFGEQRLDFDNPSVHGYPFGSDMFEGNPRRVRQALMVLQSCLHFNAAPVEADVVHCHTWYSMWGGILAKICYGVPLVITVHSLEPLRPWKREQLGRGYDLSTWVEKTAIEMADAVIAVSESDRREIASRFQVAKNRLQVIPNGIDTSQYRPVTTTSALEKYGIDPDRPYVLFLGRVSRQKGISHFIAAGRQLKPEIQAVICASAPDTPEFALEIKKSVETLQKERGNVIWLQEMVTRPEAIELYSHAAVFCCPSIYEPFGIINLEAMACETPVVASRVGGIKDVVVPGETGFLVEFAPAAPDDFEPAEPERFASELAARINELVANENLRREMGRKGRERVVSQFGWAAVAEKVLAVYDMVT from the coding sequence ATGAAAGTCGTCATCATGACTCGTGAGTACCCGCCGCACGTCTATGGAGGCGCCGGGGTGCACGTGGAATATCTCGCCCGGGAACTGGCCCGCATGGCCACCGTGGAGGTGAAATGCTTCGGCGAGCAACGACTCGACTTCGACAACCCGTCCGTGCACGGCTACCCCTTTGGCAGCGACATGTTCGAGGGCAACCCGCGCCGTGTGCGCCAGGCGCTCATGGTGCTCCAGAGCTGCCTGCACTTCAACGCTGCGCCCGTAGAGGCGGACGTCGTGCACTGCCATACCTGGTATTCCATGTGGGGTGGCATCCTCGCCAAGATCTGTTACGGCGTGCCGCTGGTGATCACCGTGCATTCCCTGGAGCCTCTGAGGCCCTGGAAGCGTGAGCAGCTCGGCCGCGGCTACGATCTCTCGACCTGGGTAGAGAAGACCGCCATCGAGATGGCCGACGCGGTGATTGCGGTCTCGGAAAGCGATCGACGGGAAATAGCGAGCCGTTTTCAGGTGGCGAAAAACCGCCTGCAGGTTATACCCAACGGCATCGATACCAGCCAATACAGGCCGGTAACCACCACCTCGGCCCTTGAGAAATACGGCATTGACCCCGACCGCCCCTATGTGCTCTTTCTCGGCCGGGTCAGCCGCCAGAAAGGCATATCCCACTTCATCGCGGCCGGCCGGCAACTCAAGCCGGAGATCCAGGCGGTCATCTGTGCTTCGGCCCCCGACACCCCAGAGTTCGCCCTGGAAATAAAAAAATCCGTGGAAACATTGCAAAAGGAACGGGGCAATGTGATATGGTTACAGGAAATGGTCACGCGCCCCGAGGCCATCGAACTCTATTCCCACGCCGCAGTGTTCTGCTGTCCCTCCATTTACGAGCCTTTCGGCATCATAAACCTCGAAGCGATGGCCTGCGAAACGCCGGTGGTGGCGAGCCGTGTCGGCGGCATCAAGGATGTCGTGGTGCCGGGAGAAACCGGTTTTCTCGTGGAATTTGCGCCAGCCGCTCCGGATGACTTTGAACCGGCCGAGCCGGAGAGGTTCGCATCCGAGCTTGCGGCGCGCATAAACGAGCTCGTCGCCAACGAGAACCTGCGCCGGGAAATGGGCCGCAAGGGGCGGGAGCGGGTGGTCTCGCAGTTCGGGTGGGCTGCGGTAGCCGAAAAGGTGCTTGCTGTCTACGATATGGTGACCTAA
- a CDS encoding alpha-amylase, with amino-acid sequence MIKKKDSLWYKDAIIYELHVKAFCDSNGNGMGDFRGLRQKLDYLQDLGITAIWLLPFYPSPLRDDGYDIADYRGIHPDYGTLRDFRAFVREAHQRDMKVIIELVVNHTSDQHGWFQAARRAKAGSARRNFYVWSDTDTKFAETRIIFTDSESSNWAWDPVAGAYYWHRFFSHQPDLNLNNPRVVEAVCRVMRFWFDMGVDGMRLDAVPYLCVREGTNNENLPETHEVLKEFRRQLDRHYDNRMFLAEANQWPEDVRPYFGDGDECHMAFHFPLMPRIFMAIHQEDRHPITEILKR; translated from the coding sequence ATGATCAAGAAAAAAGACAGCCTCTGGTACAAGGATGCCATCATTTATGAGCTGCATGTCAAGGCCTTCTGCGACAGCAACGGCAACGGCATGGGCGACTTCCGCGGGCTGCGCCAAAAGCTTGACTATCTCCAGGATCTCGGCATAACCGCCATCTGGCTGCTGCCCTTTTATCCGTCCCCGCTACGGGACGATGGTTACGACATCGCCGACTATCGCGGCATTCATCCCGATTATGGCACCTTGCGGGACTTCCGCGCCTTTGTCCGGGAGGCCCACCAGCGGGACATGAAGGTAATCATCGAACTCGTCGTGAACCATACCTCGGATCAGCACGGCTGGTTCCAGGCGGCACGGCGCGCCAAAGCCGGGTCGGCCCGCCGCAACTTCTACGTGTGGAGCGACACGGATACGAAGTTTGCCGAAACCCGGATCATCTTCACCGACAGCGAATCCTCCAACTGGGCTTGGGACCCGGTGGCCGGGGCCTATTACTGGCACCGCTTCTTTTCCCACCAGCCCGACCTCAATCTCAACAATCCCAGGGTCGTGGAGGCCGTCTGCCGGGTCATGCGCTTCTGGTTCGACATGGGGGTGGACGGCATGCGGCTCGATGCGGTGCCCTATCTCTGCGTCCGGGAAGGGACCAACAACGAGAATCTGCCGGAAACGCACGAGGTGCTCAAGGAATTCCGCCGTCAGCTCGACCGCCATTATGACAATCGCATGTTTCTGGCTGAGGCCAACCAGTGGCCGGAAGACGTGCGGCCCTATTTCGGCGATGGCGATGAATGCCACATGGCCTTTCATTTTCCGCTTATGCCGCGCATTTTCATGGCCATCCACCAGGAAGACCGCCACCCCATCACTGAGATCCTCAAGCG
- a CDS encoding glycosyltransferase: MTSLLESYAAITGNDVIDQLRQLAKPLLNMKVVHVNSTKVGGGVAEILEKLVPLTNELGIATQWEVITGEAGFYECTKSMHNALQGKQEHISPALLKLYEQTNLANAEKLRPVLEEADFVIIHDPQPAALINHYPNRRGKWIWRCHIDASHPYRPVWKYLQKSVGLYDASIFSLPAFAQPLQHLQYIIPPSIDPLSDKNIDLPPEEAAKVYSDFNLDPDRHLIVQVSRYDRFKDPVGVIRAYRLAKKFVPELQLVLAGGTASDDPEGAMVLGEVREAAGNDPDIHVLLLPPDAHRTINALQRAADIVLQKSTKEGFGLTVTEAMWKSKPVIGGDTGGIRLQVVNYHTGFLVHTPEGAALRIRYLLHSQEMLAHIGAKAKHFVRENFLLTRHLREYLTLMVGLQDESKYRIKLG, from the coding sequence ATGACTTCTCTGCTTGAATCCTACGCAGCCATCACCGGCAACGATGTCATTGATCAGCTCCGGCAACTGGCAAAGCCTCTGCTCAATATGAAGGTGGTGCATGTCAACTCGACCAAGGTCGGTGGCGGTGTTGCGGAAATACTTGAAAAACTGGTGCCTTTAACGAACGAACTGGGCATTGCGACCCAATGGGAGGTCATTACCGGCGAAGCTGGTTTCTATGAATGCACGAAATCGATGCACAACGCCCTCCAGGGAAAACAGGAGCATATTTCCCCGGCGCTGCTTAAGCTTTACGAACAGACCAACCTGGCCAACGCTGAAAAGCTGCGACCGGTTCTGGAAGAGGCGGACTTCGTTATTATCCACGATCCGCAGCCGGCAGCCCTTATAAATCATTATCCCAATCGTCGCGGCAAATGGATATGGCGTTGTCATATCGATGCCAGCCATCCCTATCGGCCGGTATGGAAATATCTGCAAAAAAGTGTCGGTCTTTATGATGCCAGTATCTTCTCTTTACCGGCTTTTGCCCAACCCCTGCAGCATCTGCAATATATCATCCCGCCCAGTATCGATCCACTGAGCGATAAGAATATCGATCTGCCGCCCGAGGAAGCCGCCAAGGTCTACAGTGATTTCAATCTGGATCCGGACCGGCATCTTATTGTCCAGGTATCCCGTTACGACCGGTTTAAGGACCCGGTTGGTGTTATCCGCGCATACCGGCTGGCCAAAAAATTTGTGCCGGAACTGCAATTAGTCCTTGCCGGCGGAACTGCTTCCGATGACCCGGAAGGCGCGATGGTGCTAGGAGAAGTCCGCGAAGCCGCCGGCAATGACCCCGATATTCACGTGCTGCTCCTGCCGCCGGATGCACACCGCACCATCAATGCCCTGCAGCGTGCCGCCGATATTGTTTTGCAGAAATCTACCAAAGAGGGTTTCGGCCTGACCGTCACCGAGGCGATGTGGAAAAGCAAGCCGGTGATCGGGGGCGATACCGGCGGCATTCGCCTGCAGGTGGTCAACTACCATACCGGGTTCCTGGTCCACACCCCTGAAGGCGCCGCCCTGCGCATTCGGTATCTGCTGCACTCCCAGGAGATGCTGGCGCACATAGGAGCCAAGGCAAAGCACTTTGTACGGGAAAATTTTCTCCTGACCCGGCACCTCAGGGAGTATCTGACCCTGATGGTCGGCCTGCAAGATGAATCGAAATACCGTATTAAGCTGGGCTAG
- a CDS encoding alpha-1,4-glucan--maltose-1-phosphate maltosyltransferase: MDHASQDLQGRIDPEIARRVWIENVQPTVDAGRFPIKRCVGEDVLVTADILADGHDLLAAVLRYRPLSEAAWHEVRMEPRVNDAWAGRFSVERLEPYEYTIEAWVDHFASWQDEVRKKHQAGQDIESELLEGAALIEEAAGRAVEPDCGWLTNIALLLKSQAAQGERVERGLSPDLTAFMNRYPDRSQSSRYRQALQVIVERIRARYGAWYEMFPRSTGSGPKQSGTFSDAARHLSYIAEMGFDVVYLPPIHPIGHTHRKGPNNTLAAGPDDPGSPWAIGGPEGGHKAVHPDLGTLADFDFFVAAAAGHGLEVALDIAFQCSPDHPYVREHPEWFRHRPDGSIKYAENPPKKYQDIYPLNFESPAWESLWHELKDVIVFWAARGVRVFRVDNPHTKPLCFWEWVIAEVRKSFPDAVFLAEAFTRPKIMHALAKAGFSQSYTYFTWRNTKHELIEYVTALTRSGVREFFRPNFFANTPDILPEFLQFGGRPAFLSRLVLAATLGASYGIYSGYELCENEAIPGSEEYHQSEKYQLRHRDWNRAESLREYIALVNRIRRENSALHTNKGLDFYPVDNEQLLFFGKTTPNHDNIILVVINLDPHHVHEGWVEVPLEELGIGPSEVYQVHDLIGEGRYLWQGRRNYVRLDPAESPAQVYRLRRRVRTERDFEYFM, from the coding sequence ATGGATCATGCCAGCCAGGACCTGCAAGGAAGGATCGACCCGGAAATCGCACGCCGGGTATGGATAGAGAATGTCCAGCCGACAGTTGATGCCGGCCGGTTTCCGATCAAGCGATGCGTGGGAGAAGATGTCCTGGTAACGGCCGACATTTTGGCCGACGGTCATGATCTTCTGGCCGCCGTGCTCCGCTATCGTCCCCTCTCCGAGGCCGCATGGCATGAGGTGCGCATGGAACCGCGGGTGAACGATGCCTGGGCGGGCCGCTTCAGCGTAGAACGCCTGGAGCCTTATGAATACACCATAGAAGCCTGGGTCGACCATTTTGCCAGTTGGCAGGACGAAGTCCGAAAAAAACACCAGGCCGGCCAGGATATCGAGAGTGAACTTCTGGAGGGCGCTGCTCTGATCGAGGAAGCGGCCGGGCGGGCGGTGGAGCCCGACTGCGGCTGGCTGACGAATATCGCGCTTCTCCTCAAATCCCAGGCAGCCCAGGGTGAGCGCGTGGAGCGCGGGCTGTCGCCGGATCTCACCGCCTTTATGAACCGTTATCCGGACCGGTCGCAGAGCTCCCGTTACCGCCAGGCTCTGCAGGTTATTGTGGAACGTATCCGGGCCAGATACGGCGCCTGGTACGAGATGTTCCCACGTTCGACCGGCAGCGGCCCCAAGCAGAGCGGCACCTTCAGTGATGCCGCAAGGCATCTGTCCTACATCGCCGAGATGGGCTTTGACGTCGTCTATCTGCCGCCCATTCACCCCATCGGCCACACCCATCGAAAAGGGCCGAACAATACCCTCGCGGCCGGACCGGACGACCCCGGCAGCCCTTGGGCAATCGGCGGTCCGGAAGGGGGGCACAAGGCGGTCCATCCGGATCTCGGCACCCTGGCAGATTTTGATTTTTTTGTGGCGGCAGCCGCCGGCCACGGCCTTGAGGTGGCTCTCGACATTGCCTTTCAATGCTCGCCGGACCATCCCTACGTCAGAGAACATCCGGAATGGTTTCGGCATCGTCCCGACGGCAGCATCAAATACGCGGAAAACCCGCCCAAGAAATACCAGGACATCTACCCCCTCAACTTCGAGAGCCCTGCCTGGGAGTCACTCTGGCACGAGCTCAAGGATGTCATCGTCTTCTGGGCCGCAAGGGGAGTACGAGTCTTCCGGGTGGACAACCCCCATACCAAGCCGCTTTGCTTCTGGGAGTGGGTTATCGCCGAAGTGCGAAAAAGCTTTCCGGATGCGGTCTTTCTCGCCGAGGCCTTTACCCGGCCGAAAATCATGCATGCCCTGGCTAAGGCTGGTTTCAGCCAGTCCTATACTTACTTCACCTGGCGCAATACCAAACACGAACTGATCGAATATGTGACTGCCCTCACCCGCTCCGGGGTGCGCGAGTTCTTCCGGCCCAATTTTTTTGCCAATACGCCGGACATCCTGCCGGAATTTCTCCAGTTCGGCGGCCGCCCGGCCTTTCTTTCCCGACTGGTGCTGGCTGCCACCCTGGGAGCGAGCTACGGCATCTACAGCGGGTATGAACTCTGCGAAAACGAGGCCATACCGGGTTCGGAAGAATACCACCAGTCGGAAAAATATCAGCTCCGGCATCGGGACTGGAACCGGGCGGAAAGCCTGCGGGAATATATCGCTCTGGTCAACCGGATACGTCGTGAAAATTCGGCACTCCACACCAACAAGGGCCTTGACTTCTATCCGGTGGACAACGAACAGCTGCTCTTTTTCGGCAAGACCACGCCGAACCACGACAACATCATCCTGGTGGTGATCAATCTCGACCCGCATCACGTGCACGAGGGCTGGGTGGAGGTGCCCCTCGAAGAACTGGGCATCGGCCCAAGCGAGGTTTACCAGGTTCACGACCTCATCGGGGAAGGGCGCTACCTCTGGCAGGGACGGCGCAATTACGTGCGTCTTGATCCGGCCGAGAGCCCGGCCCAGGTCTATAGGCTCCGCCGCCGGGTCCGCACCGAGCGGGACTTTGAATATTTCATGTGA
- a CDS encoding OFA family MFS transporter, which translates to MTTQASTLAEIGKGKRFQVLAGAILVQLVLGTVYGYSIFWEPLTSNIFPPVITEEQQAAQLAAGTPADVVIVVRDAVAVKMEIAKQQGILKYAFSICILSFAAVMVIAGRVQDIKGPRVPAIIGGLLIGSGFIYAGLMTNAIVFYLAHAIFAGVVTVLILMVFHAFFGHLGEESVIVRYAPMGIMTTCIVAGIMMGNQYVGKLAEIDRLLLLWGTIGFMAGAGTGFAYVCPIAALVKWFPEHKGLVSGIAVAGFGMGAYLFSQKWGALGYIGKQGIFPFFIMHGIVCIVVVTAGALLLCNPPSAAPLTDRTVQNSTWQETLKDPAFYLLWLMFFSGAVAGLMVIGIIKVFAGEQLVAAASEAGRKLSASETNALMLKGAAAVGLLAIFNAVGRIFWGFISDRIGRTATFVAMFLLQAGIMFFLAGMKTEAALSIGAALVGFNFGGNFALFPSATADLFGAKNLGANYGWVFTSYGIAGVVGIAAGNFAKVLTDSYAAAFTMAAVLCLLSAGLAIILQVMHKNKER; encoded by the coding sequence ATGACAACTCAGGCATCTACTTTAGCAGAAATCGGAAAAGGTAAGCGCTTTCAGGTTCTGGCAGGAGCGATCCTTGTTCAGCTCGTCCTGGGTACGGTTTATGGCTACAGCATTTTCTGGGAACCCTTGACCTCAAATATCTTCCCGCCGGTGATCACAGAGGAACAGCAAGCTGCGCAGCTTGCTGCGGGGACCCCTGCAGATGTTGTCATTGTGGTTCGGGATGCCGTTGCGGTTAAGATGGAGATTGCAAAACAGCAGGGAATCCTGAAGTATGCCTTTTCGATCTGTATCTTGAGTTTTGCGGCGGTCATGGTCATTGCCGGACGCGTGCAGGACATCAAGGGTCCCCGGGTGCCGGCAATCATTGGCGGCCTATTGATTGGCAGCGGATTCATCTATGCCGGACTCATGACAAACGCCATTGTCTTTTATCTCGCCCACGCGATTTTTGCCGGAGTGGTGACAGTTCTCATCCTCATGGTTTTTCATGCATTTTTCGGCCATTTGGGCGAAGAGTCGGTCATTGTACGTTACGCACCCATGGGTATTATGACGACGTGCATTGTGGCTGGTATCATGATGGGCAACCAGTATGTCGGAAAGCTTGCGGAAATTGACAGGCTCCTCTTGCTCTGGGGTACGATCGGTTTCATGGCCGGTGCCGGGACCGGATTTGCTTATGTCTGCCCCATTGCCGCTCTGGTGAAATGGTTTCCTGAACATAAAGGATTGGTAAGCGGGATTGCGGTAGCCGGATTCGGCATGGGTGCCTATCTTTTCAGCCAGAAATGGGGGGCATTAGGCTATATCGGCAAACAGGGAATATTCCCGTTCTTTATTATGCATGGCATTGTCTGCATCGTTGTCGTCACTGCCGGCGCGCTCCTTCTGTGTAACCCTCCCTCGGCTGCGCCCTTGACAGACAGGACAGTGCAGAATTCAACCTGGCAGGAGACACTGAAAGATCCGGCATTTTATCTCCTTTGGTTGATGTTCTTCAGCGGTGCTGTGGCCGGGCTTATGGTCATAGGGATCATCAAGGTCTTTGCCGGTGAGCAGCTGGTGGCTGCGGCCAGCGAGGCTGGCAGGAAGTTGAGTGCATCGGAAACAAACGCACTGATGCTGAAGGGGGCTGCTGCCGTCGGACTGCTTGCCATTTTCAACGCGGTGGGCAGAATATTCTGGGGTTTTATCTCGGATCGGATCGGCCGTACTGCGACCTTTGTTGCCATGTTTCTTCTCCAGGCGGGCATTATGTTTTTTCTTGCCGGTATGAAAACGGAAGCGGCGCTCAGTATCGGAGCGGCGCTGGTCGGTTTTAATTTTGGTGGCAACTTCGCACTCTTCCCATCCGCAACCGCGGATCTCTTCGGGGCAAAAAATCTCGGGGCAAATTATGGCTGGGTTTTCACCTCATATGGTATTGCAGGCGTAGTAGGGATTGCGGCAGGAAACTTCGCAAAAGTCCTGACCGACAGCTACGCCGCGGCATTCACCATGGCGGCAGTCCTCTGTCTGTTGTCTGCGGGGCTGGCGATCATTTTACAGGTTATGCACAAAAATAAAGAAAGATAG